In Daphnia magna isolate NIES linkage group LG6, ASM2063170v1.1, whole genome shotgun sequence, the following are encoded in one genomic region:
- the LOC116925856 gene encoding phosphatidylinositol 4-phosphate 5-kinase type-1 alpha isoform X2: MNSTLFTSNLHLGALSSLPEPVSTLNASEQNNKKDVITTDKDFVHTSTVHNHEELDHLNESVFEDDDFKWFDDITTGFIVVNKESTPPPPFETRDSNQSSEDGKPTSSRTTSGSLKADWERKLGHRRVGQHGEVTYKKIHTSEIMYSIQLGISHAIGGLAPKPERDILMQDFKTIESVDHYFQGSRQTPNAHRYSNFRFESFAPMAFRYFRNYFGIDPHDFVLSLCNQPLRELSNPGASGSIFYVSADDEFIIKTVQHKEGEFLKKLLPGYNMNLNQNPCTLLPKFFGFYSYICNSKTVRMVVMNNLLPSSIKLHEKYDLKGSTYKRKASDMERSKKVPTFKDLDFLELHPDGIMLEPETLLLAIHNVDLAATEEAERGLNKLAKDERNVTENAGIRRITKPNQNSSTSRRRLVAHSTALESIQMKYDADVVTENIPSGGVPARNAKGERLLVFLGIIDILQNYRLEKKLEHTLKALIHDGDTVSVHRPDFYSQRFENFLANQVFRKVSSS, encoded by the exons ATGAATTCTACATTGTTTACGTCCAATCTCCATCTAGGTGCCCTCTCGTCCCTACCGGAACCAGTTTCAACGTTGAACGCTAGtgaacaaaacaataaaaaagatgtcATAACGACGGATAAAGATTTTGTGCACACTTCTACAGTGCACAATCACGAAGAATTGGATCATTTAAACGAATCTGTTTTCGAAGATGACGACTTTAAATGGTTTGATGATATCACCACAGGATTTATTGTTGTGAACAAAGAATCGACGCCTCCACCTCCATTTGAG ACGCGAGATTCCAATCAATCCAGTGAAGATGGCAAACCAACATCTTCAAGAACCACTTCTGGATCATTAAAAGCGGATTGGGAAAGGAAATTAGGTCACCGAAGAGTGGGGCAACATGGGGAAGTGACTTATAAGAAA ATACATACTTCTGAAATCATGTACTCCATTCAATTGGGTATTAGCCATGCGATTGGAGGCCTGGCGCCGAAACCGGAAAGGGACATTTTGATGCAGGATTTCAAGACTATCGAATCAGTGGATCATTATTTCCAAGGATCTCGTCAAACTCCGAATGCACATCGTTATTCTAATTTTCGGTTCGAATCATTCGCTCCCATGGCATTCCGATATTTTCGCAATTACTTTGGTATCGATCCCCACGATTTTGTG TTGTCATTGTGCAATCAGCCTCTACGAGAACTGAGCAATCCGGGAGCAAGTGGATCGATTTTCTACGTTTCCGCGGACGATGAGTTTATCATAAAAACCGTGCAACACAAAGAAGGAGAATTCCTTAAAAAATTACTTCCTGGTTATAACATG aatCTCAACCAAAATCCGTGCACGCTATTGCCGAAATTTTTCGGTTTTTATTCTTACATCTGCAATTCGAAAACAGTGCGGATGGTTGTCATGAACAATTTGCTGCCATCTTCGATAAAACTACACGAAAAATACGATCTAAAGGGCTCCACTTACAAAAGAAAA GCTTCGGATATGGAAAGAAGTAAAAAAGTCCCTACATTTAAGGACTTGGATTTCTTGGAATTACATCCTGATGGAATTATGTTGGAACCAGAAAC TCTTTTATTAGCGATTCACAATGTGGATTTGGCTGCTACAGAAGAAGCAGAGCGTGGGCTCAACAAATTAGCCAAAGACGAACGAAACGTGACTGAAAATGCTGGAATAAGACGAATTACTAAACCGAATCAAAATTCTTCGACCAGTCGTCGAAGATTAGTGGCCCATTCCACTGCTTTGGAAAGtattcaaatgaaatatgATGCAGATGTCGTGACAGAAAATATCCC ATCCGGTGGTGTTCCAGCGCGCAACGCTAAGGGTGAAAGACTACTTGTGTTTCTAGGCATAATTGACATTTTGCAGAATTACCGACTGGAGAAGAAACTTGAACACACATTGAAAGCTTTGATTCACGATGga GATACTGTATCAGTCCACCGCCCTGACTTTTACTCGCAACGTTTCGAAAATTTTTTGGCGAATCAAGTTTTCAGAAAAGTTTCATCAAGTTAG
- the LOC116925856 gene encoding phosphatidylinositol 4-phosphate 5-kinase type-1 alpha isoform X1: MNSTLFTSNLHLGALSSLPEPVSTLNASEQNNKKDVITTDKDFVHTSTVHNHEELDHLNESVFEDDDFKWFDDITTGFIVVNKESTPPPPFETRDSNQSSEDGKPTSSRTTSGSLKADWERKLGHRRVGQHGEVTYKKIHTSEIMYSIQLGISHAIGGLAPKPERDILMQDFKTIESVDHYFQGSRQTPNAHRYSNFRFESFAPMAFRYFRNYFGIDPHDFVLSLCNQPLRELSNPGASGSIFYVSADDEFIIKTVQHKEGEFLKKLLPGYNMNLNQNPCTLLPKFFGFYSYICNSKTVRMVVMNNLLPSSIKLHEKYDLKGSTYKRKASDMERSKKVPTFKDLDFLELHPDGIMLEPETYAALIKTIQRDCRVLESFKIMDYSLLLAIHNVDLAATEEAERGLNKLAKDERNVTENAGIRRITKPNQNSSTSRRRLVAHSTALESIQMKYDADVVTENIPSGGVPARNAKGERLLVFLGIIDILQNYRLEKKLEHTLKALIHDGDTVSVHRPDFYSQRFENFLANQVFRKVSSS; encoded by the exons ATGAATTCTACATTGTTTACGTCCAATCTCCATCTAGGTGCCCTCTCGTCCCTACCGGAACCAGTTTCAACGTTGAACGCTAGtgaacaaaacaataaaaaagatgtcATAACGACGGATAAAGATTTTGTGCACACTTCTACAGTGCACAATCACGAAGAATTGGATCATTTAAACGAATCTGTTTTCGAAGATGACGACTTTAAATGGTTTGATGATATCACCACAGGATTTATTGTTGTGAACAAAGAATCGACGCCTCCACCTCCATTTGAG ACGCGAGATTCCAATCAATCCAGTGAAGATGGCAAACCAACATCTTCAAGAACCACTTCTGGATCATTAAAAGCGGATTGGGAAAGGAAATTAGGTCACCGAAGAGTGGGGCAACATGGGGAAGTGACTTATAAGAAA ATACATACTTCTGAAATCATGTACTCCATTCAATTGGGTATTAGCCATGCGATTGGAGGCCTGGCGCCGAAACCGGAAAGGGACATTTTGATGCAGGATTTCAAGACTATCGAATCAGTGGATCATTATTTCCAAGGATCTCGTCAAACTCCGAATGCACATCGTTATTCTAATTTTCGGTTCGAATCATTCGCTCCCATGGCATTCCGATATTTTCGCAATTACTTTGGTATCGATCCCCACGATTTTGTG TTGTCATTGTGCAATCAGCCTCTACGAGAACTGAGCAATCCGGGAGCAAGTGGATCGATTTTCTACGTTTCCGCGGACGATGAGTTTATCATAAAAACCGTGCAACACAAAGAAGGAGAATTCCTTAAAAAATTACTTCCTGGTTATAACATG aatCTCAACCAAAATCCGTGCACGCTATTGCCGAAATTTTTCGGTTTTTATTCTTACATCTGCAATTCGAAAACAGTGCGGATGGTTGTCATGAACAATTTGCTGCCATCTTCGATAAAACTACACGAAAAATACGATCTAAAGGGCTCCACTTACAAAAGAAAA GCTTCGGATATGGAAAGAAGTAAAAAAGTCCCTACATTTAAGGACTTGGATTTCTTGGAATTACATCCTGATGGAATTATGTTGGAACCAGAAACGTATGCAGCATTGATTAAGACTATTCAACGAGATTGTCGAGTTTTGGAAAGCTTTAAAATTATGGACTACAGTCTTTTATTAGCGATTCACAATGTGGATTTGGCTGCTACAGAAGAAGCAGAGCGTGGGCTCAACAAATTAGCCAAAGACGAACGAAACGTGACTGAAAATGCTGGAATAAGACGAATTACTAAACCGAATCAAAATTCTTCGACCAGTCGTCGAAGATTAGTGGCCCATTCCACTGCTTTGGAAAGtattcaaatgaaatatgATGCAGATGTCGTGACAGAAAATATCCC ATCCGGTGGTGTTCCAGCGCGCAACGCTAAGGGTGAAAGACTACTTGTGTTTCTAGGCATAATTGACATTTTGCAGAATTACCGACTGGAGAAGAAACTTGAACACACATTGAAAGCTTTGATTCACGATGga GATACTGTATCAGTCCACCGCCCTGACTTTTACTCGCAACGTTTCGAAAATTTTTTGGCGAATCAAGTTTTCAGAAAAGTTTCATCAAGTTAG
- the LOC116924410 gene encoding uncharacterized protein LOC116924410, whose amino-acid sequence MFHVGIQLKHLIVVIFCIGFLLAVDASHLHNVSVGTTTLVEDVGDVWTQTCKSGEWTIQIPNLRNVRLLPRKKGRVKASRAALVIRESKRFQNSSLQITHQVANKFRTTNVSATELKMLSVDVDTQFGDVERCPWNSSHVFECIPEPLENVRDKTKRIAQLFYLMAAHFEELISFMRTVQNSAAIILGNLERANNAAMRRKSSRTNSKRKLKTAMQSLDKINMNLTRQLQQDRIQLETSSQQWQAFKSRINFTQDENWANAKMKFELAKWRWSCSRQALNKTQEKLHNWSQLDEELSMAISESRQENVQIGREMLLLFNGTNNSIVQLERYRNLTEDFTEYYKGAGHFFLGISSRISDMIANIPKVDHLADPVTMKSDLRKIKCDLDRNGRFVILTDGELLRKDAQRKIIGFVLGGAGKGCDVSV is encoded by the coding sequence ATGTTTCACGTTGGCATCCAATTGAAACATCTAATAGTTGTCATTTTCTGTATTGGTTTCCTGTTGGCAGTGGACGCTTCTCATTTGCATAATGTCAGCGTTGGAACGACCACACTGGTGGAAGATGTCGGTGATGTTTGGACCCAAACTTGCAAATCCGGAGAATGGACCATTCAAATTCCGAATCTGAGAAATGTGCGGCTTCTTCCTAGAAAGAAAGGTCGTGTTAAAGCTTCTCGTGCTGCTCTAGTGATCCGAGAATCGAAAAGGTTCCAGAATTCTTCGCTTCAAATCACGCATCAAGTGGCCAACAAATTCAGGACGACTAACGTCAGTGCGACAGAGTTGAAAATGCTGTCCGTCGATGTGGACACTCAATTCGGCGATGTGGAACGTTGTCCCTGGAATTCCAGTCATGTCTTTGAATGCATTCCCGAACCGTTAGAAAACGTCAGAGATAAGACGAAGCGAATCGCTCAGCTTTTCTATTTAATGGCAGCCCATTTCGAGGAGTTGATCAGTTTCATGAGAACTGTCCAAAACTCTGCTGCCATTATACTCGGCAACCTGGAACGTGCCAACAACGCTGCCATGAGACGCAAATCTTCCAGGACCAACAGtaaaaggaaattgaaaacaGCTATGCAATCTTTGGATAAGATTAACATGAACTTGACACGCCAATTGCAACAGGATCGAATTCAATTAGAAACGAGTTCGCAACAATGGCAAGCTTTCAAATCCAGGATCAATTTCACTCAAGACGAAAATTGGGCTAATGCTAAGATGAAATTCGAGCTGGCTAAATGGAGGTGGAGTTGTTCCAGGCAAGCGTTAAACAAGACCCAGGAAAAACTGCACAACTGGAGTCAGTTGGACGAAGAACTTTCGATGGCCATCTCAGAAAGCAGACAAGAAAATGTTCAAATCGGAAGagaaatgttgttgttgtttaatgGCACTAACAATAGTATCGTCCAGCTGGAACGTTATCGCAATCTGACTGAAGACTTTACTGAATACTACAAAGGAGCAGGCCACTTCTTTTTAGGAATCAGTTCGAGAATCTCCGACATGATCGCCAACATCCCGAAGGTCGATCACCTGGCCGATCCAGTGACGATGAAGAGCGATTTGAGAAAAATTAAATGCGATTTGGATCGCAATGGTCGTTTTGTTATCCTGACTGACGGTGAATTATTGCGGAAGGATGCCCAACGAAAAATTATTGGTTTTGTCTTAGGTGGTGCTGGCA